TTAGATATAATAGTGATATAAATATAACTTTCTTATTAATTGTAGTTATATTATTGTTGTTAATAAACTAAGTCACATGCAAAAATAAAAGGATAAAAATATGTTAATTAACGATGTTATGAAAATTACCAGAGCAGGGCAGGTTACTATTCCAAAGATCATTAGAGACAAGCTGCAAACAGATACTATCATGTTTGAGATAGTAGATGAAGAAATACATGTGATTCCGGTTACTAATGTAGCAGGTGCATTAAGTGAATTTAGTAAACAGGAAGATAAAGATTTTTCTCAAGTGAGGGATTCATCATGGCAAGCTCAAACTAAAGGATATAAAAAAGATGAATAAGAAATATAATATCATAGATACAAACTTCATACTACGCTACTTACTCGCAGATAACCAAGAACAGTATCAAATTGCAAAGACGTTTTTCC
The Candidatus Jidaibacter acanthamoeba genome window above contains:
- a CDS encoding AbrB/MazE/SpoVT family DNA-binding domain-containing protein, with amino-acid sequence MLINDVMKITRAGQVTIPKIIRDKLQTDTIMFEIVDEEIHVIPVTNVAGALSEFSKQEDKDFSQVRDSSWQAQTKGYKKDE